CCACGAGTAGGGAGAGTCTATCCCAGGAAGCTTGCCTACGGAAGGCATTCCCCTGCCCTTCTGGGACGCGTCCCAGCTGCCTCCatggctgcagggcagggaagtGCATCGCTCCTTGATGTGCTTTGAGAGCTGTTGTTGTACTCAGAGTTGTTCTGAGCACTTGTTCTCCCTGAGCATCCCAGGCACATGGCACTACAGAGTCCTGCCAGCCCTCACTCTTTGGGGCTGGGGGAAAGTTTCCCCAATGGTCCTGGGTTGTGTTCCAAGATGAGGAGGCCTGTGGGGCATAGCAAAGCTGGCACAATGGAGCAGGAATAATAACAGGAATAGATATAGCACATGGGACCCTGACAGAAAGGAGATGTTTTCTTTAACCCTGTATTGCCTGAGATCCAGGGCTGACTCTCATACAGTGGAGAGATGTTTTCTggaatcctttcttttcttccaaagagtATGCAGCAGAGATCTTCACCACAGCCAGGTCTCTTTGGCCAGGAAGATGAGGCCTGGGCATCTGTTCCCTTCCATCCTTCTATTCTCTTCCAAGGCTGACCCTGCTCCAGTAGCAAGACCTACCCAGACAAGGTTTCTCTTCCCAGGTGCAGAAGTTGCCATTTGTTCCTCTGGAATGCCAGGAGGCTCCTCTGGCCCAGTCCTTGAGTCAGTCTCAGTCTACCtttacagcagctctgccctggagcACATCAGCAGTCTTTAGGGGCTGTCTCTTCTCCGGCGGACCTTGATTGGACGCTCATGCACTGCTCAGAGGGCTCACCGTCCTTCCTTCAActttttcagagggaaaaggggCCTGGGAGACTGAGATGCAGAAGGCATTGACTCCCCTTTACCTGCTCTCTTCCGTCTTTCAGGAAATTAGCCACTGCAGTCAGCAGTAGGCCCACAATTTCCTCCATCAGTCTTTGGCTACTCTTGTAGGGGGTTGATGTTACccttcatgctgctgctcttgatGCCCCTTGCAAGACACAAGGCAAGCtgagctttggctttcctaaccACATCCCGGCATGCCTAGGAATAATTTCAAAATTCCTCCTTTGCAGCTCATCCTTCCTTCCATCTCCAGGATGCTGCCTTCTGACGCTGGTGCTCTGTCTTGGGTACCCCACTTAGGCCAACCTGATCTGCTGAGAtgtctgcttgttttcttgAGTACTGAGGTGCACCGTTCTTGCTCTTGTAGAGCAAGATCTTGTAGATCCCTCCAGTAGTGAGGAGGCAGGCACCCAACTCCACACTTCTTTAGGAATCATGGGGTTTGGGAGAGCAACACTCTCCTTCCGTAAGATTGCTGACAGCACTGGTTAGGAACCCCAAGACATAATCACGAGAGGGCACAGAGTTACGAAGGAAAGTCTTCCTGGCAAGAGAAGCTTTAATTGCTCAAAGGCGTTTGAAATCAGCAGTGCAGCCCCTTTCTTTAGAGGCAGCAACtgctggagagagcagagacaggcagGAAGGTAGAAGGATGCAACACGTCCTTAGTCAGAGGCACGTTTTGACACCCAGGAGAGGAGTGCATTGCAGGGAAGACATGTCAACCTTTCTGCACAAGGGGCTGTAAACAACACCACCAGATTTCCTGGGATGGGTGTCTGTGTCTCCAGCTCTCAGGGGCACATCTTCTACCTGTGCTGATGTGATGCTGCTCACAAAACCCTTGGAGCTCTCATCCCAACACTTCAAAAGGGCCTCTGTGGCCTAATGGTCATGtcagaaatgaggaaatgaaatggCAACGTtgacaaaaaccaaaaccccaacctgtGCCATTAGGTGGGTGTTTTGCTTTGGAGGTGAGTCTGCTGGAAAATTAGTGCCCGTGTGCAGTGACTGTGGGCCTGGGGCGATGCAGGAGCAGTATAAGAGCAGGCCCTTCTCCTCACTCTCTCATCCGCTGCACTTGCCTCCATCTGCCTGAGAACAAGGTGAGTCTGAAGGCCTTCCTTGTCTTCATCCTTCTCTTTGACCGCCTTCTTCTTGTGATACTCATCCCCCTTGACCTCTTCTGGGATATCTAAGCACATATCTACCTCTTTGTCCTATGGCGGGTCTTGAGGCTGCTTGCCATaggaggggaagggagcagaAGAGGTAGTATAGAGAGAGGTTACATCTTGGCTGATGTGCCTCCCGATCTAGGGGGAGCGAGGGATCTATCTGGGTTTGGTCAGTCTAGGTGGAGGTCTTTGGAGCTGAGCAGAAGGTTCTCCCTCGTGGTGCGCTGGAGGCTGCTCCTCATCCACTGCTCATGTTCTGCTTGCCCCTGCCCTGTCTCCAGGTGAAGCTCTACCATCGAGACATGTCCTGCTACAGCCCGTGcgtgccctgccagccctgcggcCCGACCccgctggccaacagctgcaatgaggcctgtgtcaggcagtgccaggaCTCCATCGTCGCCATCCAGCCCTCCTCTGTGGTGGTGACCCTGCCTGGCCCCATCCTCACCTCCTTCCCGCAGAACACCGCCGTGGGCTCGTCCACCTCTGCTGCCgttggcagcatcctcagctccGAGGGAGTGCCCATCAACTCCGGGGGCTTTAGCCTCTCCGGCTTGGGCCTCTCCGGCTTGGGCGGCCGCTACTTCGGCAGGAGGTGCTTCCCCTGCtaaagctgctgcttgcacGGAGGCCTTCACTCAGATTGACCTCATTTCCCTCTTTTGACTCACTCATTAAAGTTCTGTTGCATCCCAGCTTGTGCTGTTGTCTCATCCTTTCCCCTGCAGATGCTCTCCCAAGATGGCCAAGGAAGAGATGTTGCTCATGGCTGGTCCTGGGAGGGCGTTGTTGGGGACGGTTTTGCAGTGACTGCCAGAACAGCCTGGCATTGAGTATGTTCAGTCATGCATTGAGCGACCCTCTGCTTTCTAAAAAATGTCTGCCTTTTTGGGCTGGGATACAATTACCCACATCGGTCAGTACCTTCAACCCACCCAGCTGTGCACACCTTTCCTGTTCCTCAGTAACTTCAACATTTTCATGCAAGTATTCTGGAGGGAATGTGGTATTGACAAGACACAGCACTTGCTTCCCAGGAGAGGCCAGGAGAACCAGGCCATTGGTAGTGAGGTGGGAGGCTGTAACACACTCACCATTGTGCTCTGCTTGCCGCTGCCCTCTCTCCAGGTGAAGCTCTACCATCGACGCATATCCTGCTACAGCTCGTGcgtgccctgccagccctgcatcCCTACCCCACCAGCCAATAGCACCAATGAACCCTTTGTCAGGCAGTTTTTaacccttctctggacctgctctgACAGGTCCACGTCTTGTTTCTACTGGGGACACCGAATGGCTTCAGTGTTCCTCTAATGAGTGAGGACTAGAAGcacagaatcacctccctcaatctgctggccacgcttctttttgatctgctggccacacttggctttctgagctgccagcacacactgctggctcatgtctTGTTTATCAACCTCCAGTGTCCCCAGGTCCTCAACCATTCATCTTCCAGTCTGCATTAATATTGCCCAAGTACAGGTGCAGGGCTTGCACTCAGTCTTGTCGAATATCCTGAGCTTCACATGGGACCAttcctcaagcctgtcaaggttcctctggaCATTGTGTGTCAGTTGCccctcagcttggtgtcatgcagcagctccctgtgggTGCACTCAACCCCGCTAtctatgtcattgatgaagagATGAAATAGTGTTAGTCTTGCTACGGACCCCTGAAGGAAACCTATTGTCACTTGTTTCCACTTGGACCTTGAGCCGTTCACTATAACTCTTTGCAGCCAAAGCGCCCTCACAGGGCAATTTCACTTGCAGCAGGCAGTAATTCTTGGACAGACTCAcatccaaagaaaaatatcttacaTAATGTCAGAGGTTGTGTTTTGATCATTTTAGTGTTGAGTTTCAAATGTGTGGTTAAAACATCGCAAATAACAAGCCTAAGTTTTGGATATTGGCCCATGGTAGGCGGAAGTTGTGTGCAAGTAGCTGGCTGGGACACTGCCAGGAGACCTGACCTGAACTGACCAAAGGACTATGCCATGCTGTataacatcatgctcagcaataaaataGTAGGCAGTCTTTCCAAAGAGGTCATTGTTTGGATCATGGCTGGGCATCGTTTGCTTGTGCAAAGTGCTAGGTGCTGCATTTGCACCCCTtgggttttctctcttttcccttcccctcctaaATTGCCTGATCTCCACCGCGGGCTGTTTCACGCTCTTCCTCTTCCAATTCTGCCTCCATCCTGCTGGGTGAGCAGATCGGGAGAGTGGCTGGTCAGCTCTTAGTGCTTTCCAAGGCAACACACAACACAGGCCCACAGTCAGCCAAGGTCCTTCTtgccctgctcctccctgcctgtgcccaggacTTCCTGGGAATGCTTCTGAAGAGTGGGAGCCAGTTTGAGACTCAgggcaggaagagaggaagcGAGCAGCCAGGAAGGTGAGGAGGCTGGTGCACGTGGCTGGCCAGGATAGGCTGAGGGTACGGGTTTTGCTGAGCATGGAGAAGCGAATGCTTTAGTGGAAGACCAAAAGTCGTTATTGGAGTAGCAATGGTCACTGAAGAGCATCGCGTCATTCTGCCCAGACTAAGATAGGTAGAGAAGTTTAGAAAGCAGAGGGTCACCCAATGCGTAACTAAGAATAGCAGAAGCAAACCTGCGTTAACTCTCAGAGCACAAGTATCTCCAAAACCCCACCCCAGAACCACCCCTGCGACACATGGCCTTTGTGGGAGTGTCTCCAGTGACAAGGAAGAGACAAAGGCACGGGCTGGGATGCAGAAGAAATTTAATGAGTCAAAAGACGACAGTGGCGTGGGTCTGAGTGGCGGCCCCAGCACAGAGAACAGCAGGGGCAGGCATGGGCCATGCTGTGCGAGAGCCCAGGCTGGCCCCGTCCTTGTGCAACAACCCAACTCTCTGTCCCCGGCACAGTGCCATCTTCTGGGTCCCTGGGCCCTTCCCCAGGGCCATCGCCAGCAGCTTTAGCAGGGGAAGCACCTCCTGCCACAGTAGCGGCCGCCCAAGCCAGAGAGGCCCAAGCCGGAGAGGCTAAAGCCCCCGGAGTTGATGGGCACTCCCTCggagctgaggatgctgccaacGGCAGCGGAGGTGGAGGAGCCCACGGCGGTGTTCtgagggaaggagctgaggatggggccAGGCAGGGTCACCACCACGGGGGAGGGCTGGATGGCGACGATGGAGtcctggcactgcctgacacaggcctcattgcagctgttggccagcggGGTCGGgccgcagggctggcagggcacgCACGGGCTGTAGCAGGACATGTCTCGATGGTAGAGCT
The Strigops habroptila isolate Jane chromosome 19, bStrHab1.2.pri, whole genome shotgun sequence DNA segment above includes these coding regions:
- the LOC115617837 gene encoding feather beta keratin-like translates to MSCYSPCVPCQPCGPTPLANSCNEACVRQCQDSIVAIQPSPVVVTLPGPILSSFPQNTAVGSSTSAAVGSILSSEGVPINSGGFSLSGLGLSGLGGRYCGRRCFPC